From Alteromonas sp. RKMC-009, one genomic window encodes:
- the lpxA gene encoding acyl-ACP--UDP-N-acetylglucosamine O-acyltransferase — protein MIHSTAVISEKATLGNNVSVGPFCYVGDDVVIGDDCVLESHVVIKGPTTVGKRNRFFQFCSVGEECQDKKYAGEETRLEIGDDNVFRETCTVHRGTIQDEGLTKIGSRNLFMINAHVAHDVIIGDDCILANNVSLAGHVELGNFVIFGGGAAIHQFGKVGSHAFVGAGAIVLRDVPPFVMVNGQKHVAAGINSEGLRRRGFTSGQIMAIKRAYRTIYRDNNTIAEAVAKLSDVAESDENIRSLVSFLENAERGIIR, from the coding sequence GTGATTCATTCTACTGCCGTGATATCTGAAAAGGCGACACTGGGAAATAATGTTTCCGTAGGTCCTTTCTGTTATGTCGGTGACGATGTGGTTATCGGTGACGATTGTGTACTTGAGTCTCATGTGGTCATCAAAGGCCCAACGACTGTGGGTAAGCGTAACCGCTTCTTTCAGTTTTGTTCTGTAGGCGAAGAATGCCAGGACAAAAAGTACGCCGGAGAAGAAACCCGTCTGGAAATCGGTGATGACAATGTGTTCCGCGAAACCTGTACAGTGCATCGTGGCACTATTCAGGATGAAGGACTGACAAAAATTGGCTCCCGCAACCTGTTTATGATCAATGCCCACGTGGCTCACGATGTGATCATCGGGGACGATTGTATTCTCGCGAATAATGTTTCACTGGCAGGACACGTTGAACTGGGTAATTTTGTTATTTTTGGTGGTGGTGCAGCTATACACCAGTTCGGTAAAGTAGGTAGCCATGCCTTCGTTGGCGCCGGCGCGATAGTCTTGCGTGATGTACCGCCCTTTGTCATGGTTAACGGCCAGAAGCACGTCGCTGCGGGCATTAACTCTGAAGGCTTACGCCGCCGTGGATTTACATCCGGTCAAATCATGGCAATAAAGCGGGCTTACCGTACCATCTACCGTGACAACAATACCATCGCTGAAGCTGTGGCTAAGCTGTCTGATGTAGCTGAAAGCGATGAAAATATCCGCTCACTGGTGTCTTTCCTTGAAAATGCCGAGCGGGGTATCATCCGCTAA
- the tilS gene encoding tRNA lysidine(34) synthetase TilS, with protein MPGEMDVSTLCSDIICTTARLLDTVTPAPNCLVVGFSGGVDSGLLLHALSSYSSLPVHGVYIHHGLSPNADAWQNHCETFCHQRNVIFSALSVNVTVQSRTSLEASARDARYDALLRYCRQHNGALVLGQHQDDQLETLLLAIKRGSGPAGLAGMPGLHYRQISESEQPVAILRPLLNFRREDIEAAADSLGMPRVEDESNQDNRFDRNFLRNHVLPDMHRRWPGFAKAASRSCELLQEQNALLAEVTVERLKDAETGNGGLSVPALLLQSSGWQRAIIRHWLTGRGATLPSKAQMDEVLAMLHARDDAMPCVKAGAGVIRRYNSELLFTADSGSCTDDMMQESGDPQRVDIEQWQQVPGLPVTFKISGPGDWQRVPAVSLDKIYVSRNPTGKTARKWFKQWKIPPWERERIPVLLCNGEAAALLLTDRVVWLAAGNQDLNRIMYKSSGE; from the coding sequence GTGCCTGGTGAAATGGATGTCAGTACGCTGTGTTCTGACATCATCTGCACAACGGCCAGGTTGCTCGATACTGTTACCCCGGCGCCAAACTGCCTTGTGGTAGGTTTCAGTGGCGGGGTAGACTCCGGTTTATTACTCCACGCACTCTCTTCATATTCTTCTTTGCCCGTTCACGGGGTGTATATCCATCACGGTCTGAGTCCCAACGCAGACGCGTGGCAAAACCACTGCGAAACCTTTTGTCACCAGCGCAATGTTATCTTTTCTGCCTTATCCGTTAACGTGACGGTTCAGTCCCGCACCAGCCTTGAGGCAAGTGCAAGAGACGCCCGTTATGATGCATTACTGCGCTATTGCCGGCAGCACAACGGCGCGCTGGTTTTAGGCCAGCATCAGGACGACCAGCTCGAAACCTTATTGCTGGCGATAAAGCGGGGAAGCGGCCCGGCAGGTCTGGCTGGCATGCCCGGGCTGCATTACCGGCAAATCAGTGAGAGTGAGCAACCCGTTGCTATTCTGCGGCCTCTGCTTAATTTTCGCCGTGAAGATATTGAGGCTGCGGCGGATTCACTGGGGATGCCGCGGGTTGAAGATGAGTCCAATCAGGACAACCGTTTCGACCGTAATTTTCTTCGTAACCATGTACTGCCGGATATGCACAGGCGCTGGCCCGGTTTTGCAAAAGCCGCTTCACGCTCCTGTGAACTGTTACAGGAACAAAATGCATTGCTGGCAGAAGTGACCGTTGAACGGCTTAAAGACGCTGAGACCGGTAACGGAGGACTGAGCGTTCCTGCTTTGCTGCTGCAAAGCTCTGGCTGGCAGAGGGCGATTATACGTCACTGGCTGACCGGACGGGGTGCGACCTTGCCTTCTAAAGCTCAGATGGACGAGGTCCTCGCTATGTTACATGCCAGAGACGATGCCATGCCGTGCGTTAAAGCCGGCGCTGGCGTGATCCGCCGCTACAACAGCGAACTGTTATTTACTGCGGATAGCGGGAGCTGCACGGACGATATGATGCAGGAAAGCGGTGATCCGCAACGGGTAGATATAGAGCAGTGGCAGCAAGTCCCCGGGTTGCCGGTAACATTTAAAATCTCCGGCCCGGGTGACTGGCAGCGGGTGCCGGCGGTGAGTCTGGATAAAATTTATGTGAGCCGGAATCCCACAGGGAAAACAGCGCGGAAATGGTTTAAGCAGTGGAAGATACCGCCCTGGGAAAGAGAACGCATTCCTGTTTTACTATGCAATGGTGAAGCGGCAGCTTTGCTGTTGACAGACAGAGTGGTCTGGCTGGCGGCCGGCAATCAGGATCTTAACAGAATAATGTACAAAAGCAGCGGTGAATAA
- the rnhB gene encoding ribonuclease HII yields MAEYIAGVDEVGRGPLVGDVVTAAVILDPANPVAGLNDSKKLSEKKRIALSEEIKQKALCWAIGRATPQEIDTLNILHATMLAMKRAVEGLSVQPDFVRVDGNRLPDWQYAAEAIVKGDGLHAEISAASILAKVERDNDMIALHALHPQYNFAGHKGYPTKAHFEALEAYGVLPCYRMSFKPVQARLAAQK; encoded by the coding sequence ATGGCTGAATATATTGCCGGTGTTGATGAAGTGGGACGCGGACCGCTGGTGGGTGATGTAGTGACCGCTGCGGTTATTCTTGACCCGGCAAATCCGGTTGCCGGACTCAACGATTCAAAGAAATTATCCGAAAAAAAACGTATCGCTTTATCAGAAGAGATTAAGCAAAAAGCCCTCTGCTGGGCAATCGGGCGGGCCACGCCGCAGGAAATCGATACGCTGAACATTCTTCATGCAACTATGCTGGCCATGAAGCGTGCCGTTGAGGGATTGTCTGTACAGCCGGATTTCGTGCGGGTAGACGGTAACCGTCTGCCGGACTGGCAGTATGCAGCAGAAGCGATCGTGAAAGGGGATGGACTGCATGCAGAAATCTCTGCAGCCTCGATCCTTGCTAAAGTTGAACGTGACAATGATATGATTGCATTGCATGCCCTTCATCCGCAGTACAACTTCGCCGGCCACAAAGGTTACCCGACGAAAGCCCATTTTGAAGCATTAGAAGCATATGGTGTCCTGCCGTGTTATCGTATGAGCTTTAAGCCCGTACAGGCGCGTCTGGCAGCACAAAAATAA
- the accA gene encoding acetyl-CoA carboxylase carboxyl transferase subunit alpha, giving the protein MSIQFLEFEQPIAELEAKIEELRLVNQGGEFDVGIEEEITKLRTKSSDLTRKIFSDLGAWQISQLARHPMRPYTLDYVGRIFTEFDELAGDRAYADDKAIVGGLAKIDDQPIMLIGHQKGRDTHEKIKRNFGMPKPEGYRKALRLMKMAERFNLPIVTLIDTPGAYPGVGAEERGQSEAIARNLFEMAQLRVPIICTVIGEGGSGGALAIGVGDRVNMLQYSTYSVISPEGCASILWKSADKAPLAAEAMGVSAPQIKELGLINSIVEEPLGGAHRDHDGMAANLKATIKQQLNQLKTLDVENLMEERYQRLMSFGYC; this is encoded by the coding sequence ATGAGTATACAGTTTTTGGAATTTGAACAGCCGATCGCTGAACTAGAAGCAAAAATCGAAGAGCTTCGGCTGGTTAATCAGGGCGGTGAATTTGATGTTGGTATTGAAGAAGAAATCACCAAACTTCGTACTAAAAGTTCGGATTTAACCCGCAAGATTTTCTCAGATCTGGGCGCCTGGCAGATTTCCCAGCTTGCCCGTCACCCCATGCGTCCCTACACGCTGGATTATGTTGGCCGCATCTTCACTGAGTTTGATGAACTGGCCGGTGATCGTGCTTACGCTGACGACAAGGCGATTGTTGGTGGTCTGGCAAAAATTGATGATCAGCCAATCATGCTGATTGGTCATCAGAAGGGGCGTGATACACACGAAAAAATTAAGCGTAACTTTGGTATGCCAAAACCTGAAGGTTACCGTAAAGCCCTGCGTCTGATGAAAATGGCTGAGCGTTTCAATTTGCCTATCGTTACACTTATCGACACGCCGGGAGCATATCCGGGCGTAGGCGCAGAAGAACGTGGACAGAGTGAAGCCATTGCCCGCAACCTGTTTGAAATGGCTCAGCTTCGTGTGCCGATCATCTGTACCGTTATCGGTGAAGGTGGTTCCGGTGGTGCACTGGCCATAGGTGTTGGCGATCGCGTTAACATGCTGCAATATTCTACCTATTCCGTTATTTCTCCGGAAGGTTGTGCATCTATTCTGTGGAAGAGCGCGGATAAAGCGCCATTGGCTGCAGAAGCGATGGGCGTAAGCGCACCACAAATCAAAGAGCTGGGTTTAATTAACAGTATTGTTGAAGAGCCTTTAGGTGGTGCACACCGTGACCATGACGGCATGGCTGCAAACCTGAAAGCGACCATCAAACAGCAATTGAACCAGTTAAAAACACTGGATGTGGAAAACCTGATGGAAGAGCGTTACCAGAGACTGATGTCTTTCGGTTACTGCTGA
- the lpxB gene encoding lipid-A-disaccharide synthase → MPASTLRIGVVAGEPSGDVLAAGMIAELKKRYPDAIIEGIGGDHMKVAGFHSLFDMETLSVMGLVEVLSHLPAILKLKKQLLAHFEANPPDVFIGVDAPDFNLRVEKALKARGIKTVHYVSPTVWAWREKRIHKIKAATNHVLGLFPFEQQVYDKYHVPYTFVGHTLADAVPLEPDQSAARETLGLSSSGPVLAVLPGSRGGELKALLPVFAATMEKMKTLLPGIRFVIPAANQYRFDGIQAYLKEHCSAWLSDNDYKLVKGQARDAMIASDVILLASGTATLEAMLCKRPMVTCYKLSPLTYKIMQRLYKAPFFSLPNLLANEALIPELLQDDVNPDTLCDYLLPLFTQDTTELVSRFTGLHRSLKLDADKMAADAIAEVING, encoded by the coding sequence ATGCCCGCATCAACATTGCGAATTGGCGTTGTGGCAGGTGAGCCGTCAGGAGACGTGCTTGCCGCCGGTATGATAGCCGAACTGAAAAAGCGTTACCCCGATGCCATTATCGAAGGCATCGGCGGTGATCACATGAAAGTCGCCGGCTTTCACTCACTCTTCGATATGGAAACACTTTCTGTCATGGGACTGGTGGAAGTGTTGTCTCATCTTCCTGCTATTCTCAAACTGAAAAAGCAACTGCTGGCGCATTTTGAAGCCAATCCGCCGGATGTATTCATTGGTGTGGATGCCCCTGACTTTAATCTTCGTGTGGAAAAAGCCCTGAAAGCCAGGGGGATTAAAACTGTTCATTATGTCAGTCCTACCGTGTGGGCATGGCGTGAAAAGCGCATTCATAAGATTAAAGCCGCCACAAATCACGTGCTGGGTTTGTTTCCTTTCGAACAGCAGGTTTACGATAAGTACCATGTTCCCTATACGTTTGTCGGTCATACACTGGCTGATGCCGTGCCATTAGAACCAGATCAGTCTGCCGCCCGTGAGACACTGGGCCTGAGCAGCTCCGGTCCTGTGCTGGCCGTATTGCCCGGCAGCCGTGGCGGTGAGTTAAAGGCACTGTTACCTGTTTTTGCTGCCACCATGGAGAAAATGAAAACCCTGCTGCCCGGCATCCGCTTTGTAATTCCTGCGGCTAATCAGTATCGTTTTGATGGCATTCAGGCTTATCTGAAAGAGCATTGCAGTGCCTGGCTCAGTGACAACGACTACAAGCTGGTGAAAGGGCAGGCCAGAGACGCCATGATTGCCAGCGATGTCATTTTGCTGGCATCAGGTACGGCAACCCTGGAAGCGATGCTTTGCAAGCGCCCCATGGTGACTTGCTATAAGCTGTCACCGCTGACCTATAAAATAATGCAGCGACTCTACAAAGCGCCGTTCTTCTCCCTGCCGAATTTACTGGCCAATGAAGCGTTAATTCCTGAATTACTGCAGGACGACGTGAACCCTGACACGCTTTGCGATTACTTATTGCCCCTTTTCACGCAGGATACGACTGAACTGGTAAGCCGGTTTACCGGTTTGCACCGGTCCCTTAAACTGGATGCTGATAAAATGGCAGCAGATGCGATTGCAGAGGTTATCAATGGCTGA
- the dnaE gene encoding DNA polymerase III subunit alpha, whose translation MSSPFIHLRVHSDFSMMDGLNKVKPILAQVEAFNMPAVAITDQMNMCGLVKFYSEAHNRGIKPIIGTDFWVQNDVLNEEPFRLTLLAMNNEGYKNITLLISKGYLRGAVHHKTVIDQAWLAEHAEGVIVLSGALHGDVGIALTKNNQKMLADSLAFYQQHFADRFYLELIRTGRPGEEDYLHQAVAVAEEYGLPVVATNEVCFIEQAGFEAHEIRVAIHDGYTLEDPRRPKRYSEQQYLRSSDEMVELFSDIPEAIENTVEIATRCNVTVRLGEYFLPQFPTGGMTTEDFLVKKSEEGLEERLEFLFPDEAVRAEKRPEYDDRLKVELDVINQMGFPGYFLIVMEFIQWSKDNGIPVGPGRGSGAGSLVAYALKITDLDPLEFDLLFERFLNPERVSMPDFDVDFCMDRRDEVIDHVAELYGRQAVSQIITFGTMAAKAVVRDVGRVLGHPYGFVDRISKLIPSDPGMTLGKAFEVEPRLPELYNDDEEVKDLIDMARILEGVTRNAGKHAGGVVIAPTTITDFAPLYCDDEGKNPVTQFDKNDVETAGLVKFDFLGLRTLTIIQWALDMIKEGQGVDVDISAIPLEDKKSFRSLQAAETTAVFQLESRGMKELIKRLKPDCFEDIIALVALFRPGPLQSGMVDNFIDRKHGREEISYPDADYQHECLKEILEPTYGIILYQEQVMQIAQEMSGYSLGGADLLRRAMGKKKPEEMAKQRSTFEDGARDNNIDGELAMKIFDLVEKFAGYGFNKSHSAAYALVSYQTLWLKVHYPAEFMAAVMSADMDNTDKIVTLVDEVDRMGMTILPPDLNVGRYKFTVDEHGRIVYGIGAIKGVGEGPIEAIIEAREQQGNFTDLFDFCAKVDLKRVNKRVLEKLVLAGAMDNLGPQDGKGPHRASIMASLPEAIAAADQHAKAESYGQSDMFGLLTTEPDDVKQAFADVPYWPEKVWLDGEKDTLGLYLTGHPINQYADEIKHYSDGRLVDLKPTGKDQMSTAVGLVLGVRVMTNKKGRRWAIVTLDDKSARMDVRFFPDMYEKYESILETDRILLIKGQVSFDDFSGGNTISARDAMDIVQAREQNAKALMLELDTVQIDENRISSLQAILQTYRGGSCPVQMRVVHPDAEAVLACGAQWYVTPEDQLLHELKQCLGEQSVAMCYH comes from the coding sequence ATGTCTTCGCCGTTTATTCATCTTCGCGTTCACAGCGACTTTTCAATGATGGATGGGTTAAACAAGGTTAAACCCATCCTCGCGCAGGTTGAAGCCTTTAACATGCCTGCGGTGGCTATTACAGATCAGATGAACATGTGTGGTCTGGTTAAATTCTATTCTGAAGCCCATAACCGCGGTATCAAACCCATTATCGGCACCGACTTCTGGGTGCAGAACGATGTTCTGAACGAGGAACCTTTCCGCCTCACTTTGCTGGCCATGAACAACGAGGGCTATAAAAATATTACCCTGTTGATTTCAAAAGGCTATCTGCGGGGGGCGGTGCACCATAAAACGGTGATAGACCAGGCCTGGCTGGCAGAACATGCTGAGGGCGTGATTGTGCTTTCCGGAGCACTGCACGGCGACGTCGGTATTGCTCTGACCAAGAACAACCAGAAAATGCTGGCGGACTCCCTGGCGTTTTATCAGCAGCATTTTGCCGATCGTTTTTATCTTGAGCTTATCCGCACCGGCCGTCCCGGCGAGGAAGACTACCTTCATCAGGCTGTGGCTGTAGCTGAGGAATACGGTTTGCCGGTGGTGGCTACGAATGAAGTGTGTTTCATTGAACAGGCAGGATTCGAGGCCCATGAAATCCGCGTAGCCATTCACGACGGTTACACACTGGAAGATCCCCGTCGCCCCAAACGCTACAGCGAACAGCAATATCTGCGTAGCAGCGATGAAATGGTTGAGCTGTTCAGTGATATTCCGGAAGCTATCGAAAATACCGTAGAAATTGCTACACGTTGTAATGTCACTGTAAGGCTTGGAGAGTATTTCCTGCCCCAGTTCCCTACCGGTGGTATGACAACGGAAGATTTTCTGGTTAAAAAATCAGAAGAGGGACTGGAAGAGCGTCTTGAATTCCTGTTCCCTGATGAAGCCGTCAGAGCAGAAAAGCGTCCTGAATACGACGACCGTCTGAAAGTAGAACTCGACGTAATTAACCAGATGGGGTTCCCGGGTTACTTCCTTATCGTTATGGAGTTTATCCAGTGGAGTAAGGACAACGGGATTCCGGTAGGACCGGGCCGTGGTTCCGGTGCAGGCTCATTAGTGGCTTATGCGCTGAAAATTACCGATCTGGACCCGCTGGAATTTGACCTGCTTTTCGAACGGTTCCTGAACCCCGAACGTGTATCTATGCCTGATTTCGACGTCGACTTCTGTATGGATCGCCGCGATGAGGTTATTGACCACGTGGCCGAGCTTTACGGCCGTCAGGCGGTATCACAAATTATCACCTTCGGTACGATGGCAGCTAAAGCTGTAGTGCGGGATGTGGGCCGGGTGCTTGGTCATCCCTACGGTTTCGTTGACCGGATTTCCAAGCTGATCCCGTCCGATCCCGGTATGACTCTTGGCAAAGCCTTTGAGGTAGAGCCCCGTTTACCGGAACTTTATAACGACGATGAGGAAGTCAAAGACCTTATCGACATGGCCCGTATTCTGGAAGGTGTTACCCGTAATGCCGGTAAACACGCCGGTGGTGTGGTTATTGCGCCTACCACTATCACCGACTTCGCACCGCTTTACTGTGATGATGAAGGGAAAAACCCTGTCACCCAGTTCGACAAAAATGACGTCGAAACGGCAGGTCTGGTTAAATTCGACTTCCTCGGTCTGCGTACACTGACCATTATCCAGTGGGCACTGGATATGATCAAAGAAGGTCAGGGAGTGGACGTCGATATCAGTGCCATCCCGCTGGAAGATAAAAAGAGTTTCCGTTCACTGCAGGCGGCAGAAACCACGGCAGTATTCCAGCTTGAATCCCGCGGGATGAAAGAGCTGATCAAGCGACTGAAACCGGACTGTTTCGAAGATATTATCGCACTGGTGGCCCTGTTCCGTCCGGGTCCGCTGCAATCAGGCATGGTAGACAACTTTATTGACCGTAAGCACGGTCGTGAAGAAATCTCTTATCCGGATGCTGATTATCAGCATGAGTGTCTGAAAGAAATTCTTGAGCCCACCTACGGTATCATCCTGTATCAGGAACAGGTTATGCAGATTGCCCAGGAAATGTCGGGGTACAGTCTGGGTGGCGCTGACTTGCTTCGCCGTGCGATGGGTAAGAAAAAACCTGAAGAAATGGCGAAGCAGCGCTCAACCTTCGAGGATGGCGCAAGAGACAACAACATCGACGGCGAGCTGGCGATGAAAATTTTCGATCTGGTAGAAAAATTTGCCGGATACGGATTTAACAAATCGCACTCTGCGGCCTATGCACTGGTGTCATACCAGACACTGTGGCTGAAAGTACATTACCCTGCTGAATTTATGGCGGCGGTAATGTCGGCGGATATGGACAACACCGACAAGATAGTAACGCTGGTAGATGAAGTCGACCGTATGGGGATGACCATTTTGCCGCCGGATTTGAATGTCGGACGGTATAAATTTACGGTTGATGAGCATGGCCGTATTGTTTACGGTATCGGTGCTATTAAAGGGGTAGGTGAAGGCCCCATTGAAGCCATTATTGAAGCCCGGGAACAACAAGGTAATTTTACTGATTTGTTTGATTTCTGTGCTAAAGTTGACCTCAAACGGGTGAACAAGCGGGTGCTGGAAAAGCTGGTTCTCGCCGGCGCCATGGATAATCTTGGACCGCAGGACGGCAAGGGGCCGCACCGTGCATCGATTATGGCCTCTTTACCTGAAGCTATTGCTGCTGCAGATCAACATGCAAAAGCGGAATCCTACGGACAGTCTGATATGTTCGGTTTGCTGACGACAGAGCCGGACGATGTGAAGCAAGCCTTTGCGGATGTGCCGTACTGGCCGGAAAAAGTCTGGCTTGATGGTGAAAAAGACACTCTGGGCTTGTATCTGACAGGGCATCCTATTAATCAGTATGCTGATGAAATTAAGCATTACTCTGATGGTCGCCTGGTTGACTTAAAACCAACCGGAAAAGATCAGATGTCCACCGCCGTTGGTCTGGTGCTGGGCGTCAGGGTAATGACAAACAAAAAGGGGCGTCGCTGGGCCATTGTGACTCTCGACGACAAGAGCGCGCGCATGGATGTACGTTTTTTCCCCGATATGTACGAAAAATATGAGAGTATTCTCGAAACTGACCGTATCCTGTTAATAAAAGGACAGGTCAGCTTTGATGATTTCTCCGGTGGCAATACAATCTCTGCCCGTGATGCAATGGATATTGTTCAGGCCAGAGAACAGAACGCAAAAGCACTGATGTTGGAACTCGACACCGTGCAAATTGATGAAAACAGAATATCGTCGCTACAGGCAATTCTTCAAACGTACCGGGGCGGCAGTTGTCCGGTACAAATGCGTGTAGTACACCCGGATGCGGAAGCAGTGCTGGCCTGTGGCGCACAATGGTATGTGACGCCGGAAGATCAGCTGTTGCACGAATTAAAACAGTGTCTGGGTGAGCAGTCAGTCGCCATGTGTTATCACTGA
- a CDS encoding GGDEF domain-containing protein: MEFSTSVYEHVYPDSFYPMASSGPRLTADQKNSFLGQILSTIDISALGSLYFHQLRQHVALVHLNLSDASRHLSYGRIKPEDNDTNTLMLPMNNRHSTSAPEYIRYVFASMPSREERQCVAELHVLFSHQFANALEFERLKKMATKDALTTLGNRNAFDESCGRLTSRADRHDEKFGLLVIDLDNFKTVNDTYGHQEGDKVLQAVAAEISSVLRNEDEAFRIGGDEFCCLLDCKQKESLKVIADRLNKRIEKNPLLKGHGVSCSIGGAVYRQGDNMQSLFERADHALYQVKAAGKNAYLAA, from the coding sequence TTGGAATTCTCAACTTCTGTTTATGAACACGTATACCCTGACAGCTTTTATCCTATGGCCTCATCCGGCCCGCGGTTAACTGCCGATCAGAAAAACAGCTTCCTGGGGCAGATCCTGTCAACTATCGATATTTCTGCACTGGGTTCTTTATACTTTCATCAGCTCAGACAACATGTTGCGCTCGTTCACCTCAACCTGAGCGATGCCTCACGTCACCTGAGTTATGGCCGCATTAAGCCGGAAGACAATGACACAAACACTCTGATGCTGCCTATGAATAACCGTCACAGCACATCCGCGCCGGAATACATCCGCTATGTGTTTGCCAGCATGCCATCACGGGAAGAACGTCAGTGTGTAGCTGAGTTACACGTGCTGTTCAGCCATCAGTTCGCCAATGCTCTGGAGTTCGAACGACTGAAAAAAATGGCGACAAAAGATGCACTGACCACGTTAGGTAACCGCAACGCATTTGATGAGTCCTGTGGCCGTCTGACCAGCAGAGCAGATCGCCATGATGAAAAATTCGGATTACTGGTCATAGACTTAGACAACTTTAAGACAGTGAATGACACCTATGGGCATCAGGAAGGTGACAAGGTATTGCAAGCTGTGGCTGCAGAGATTTCGTCTGTGCTGCGTAATGAAGATGAGGCATTCCGCATCGGGGGTGATGAGTTTTGTTGTCTGCTGGACTGCAAACAAAAAGAGTCGCTGAAAGTCATTGCTGACCGTCTCAACAAACGAATCGAAAAGAACCCGTTACTTAAAGGTCACGGAGTTTCCTGCAGTATCGGCGGTGCGGTCTACCGCCAGGGAGACAACATGCAGTCGTTATTTGAGCGCGCTGATCACGCGTTATACCAGGTCAAAGCCGCCGGAAAGAATGCTTATCTTGCGGCATAA